A genomic region of Sciurus carolinensis chromosome 7, mSciCar1.2, whole genome shotgun sequence contains the following coding sequences:
- the Zbtb9 gene encoding zinc finger and BTB domain-containing protein 9 has product MDTSTSLPPAPTSLICNPAPRTIQIEFPQHSSSLLESLNRHRLEGKFCDVSLLVQGRELRAHKAVLAAASPYFHDKLLLGDAPRLTLPSVIEADAFEGLLQLIYSGRLRLPLDALPAHLLVASGLQMWQVVDQCSEILRELESSGGGISARGAASYHALLSTTSSSGGWCIRSSPFQTPVQSSASTESPASTESPVGGEESELGEVLQIQVEEEEEEEEEEEEEEEEEDQGSAATLSQTSQPQRVSGGFPRARGSHPVPVSTTPRRLPEGESVSLEPSAPPTALPPKIFYIKQEPFEPKEEISGSGTQSGGTKEETKVFPGGDTEGNGELRFLLPSGAGATSGGGSPSWKPVDLHGNEILSGGGGPGGAGQAVHGPVKLGGAPPADGKRFGCLCGKRFAVKPKRDRHIMLTFSLRPFGCGICNKRFKLKHHLTEHMKTHAGALHACPHCGRRFRVHACFLRHRDLCKGQGWATAHWTYK; this is encoded by the coding sequence ATGGATACCTCCACATCTTTGCCTCCCGCACCCACCTCCCTGATCTGCAACCCAGCCCCACGGACAATCCAGATCGAGTTTCCTCAACATAGCTCATCCTTGCTGGAATCCCTGAACCGCCACAGGCTAGAGGGAAAGTTCTGTGATGTGTCCCTCCTGGTGCAGGGTCGGGAACTTAGGGCTCACAAAGCAGTGTTGGCCGCTGCTTCTCCTTACTTCCATGACAAGCTGCTTCTGGGGGATGCACCACGTCTCACCCTGCCAAGTGTCATTGAAGCTGATGCCTTTGAGGGGCTGCTTCAGCTCATTTATTCAGGGCGCCTTCGCCTGCCCCTGGATGCTCTCCCTGCCCATCTCCTTGTAGCCAGTGGCCTTCAGATGTGGCAAGTAGTAGATCAGTGCTCAGAGATTCTTAGAGAACTAGAAAGTTCAGGTGGTGGAATTTCAGCTCGTGGAGCAGCCTCCTACCATGCACTTCTTTCCACCACATCCTCTTCTGGAGGCTGGTGCATTCGCTCTTCCCCTTTCCAGACCCCAGTCCAGTCCTCTGCTTCTACTGAGAGTCCTGCTTCTACTGAGAGCCcagtgggaggggaggagagtgAACTTGGAGAGGTGTTACAAATtcaggtggaggaagaggaggaggaggaggaggaggaggaggaagaggaggaagaggaggaccaAGGATCAGCAGCTACACTCTCACAGACTTCTCAACCACAGAGAGTGTCAGGGGGATTTCCCCGTGCTCGTGGATCCCACCCAGTACCTGTATCCACTACTCCCCGCAGGCTTCCAGAGGGTGAGAGTGTATCACTTGAACCTTCTGCCCCACCTACGGCACTACCCCCCAAAATCTTCTATATCAAGCAGGAACCCTTTGAGCCTAAGGAGGAGATATCAGGAAGTGGGACTCAGTCTGGAGGAACAAAAGAGGAGACCAAAGTGTTTCCTGGAGGAGACACTGAAGGGAATGGGGAGCTGAGGTTCTTACTGCCCTCAGGAGCAGGTGCAACATCTGGGGGAGGGAGTCCATCCTGGAAGCCAGTGGATCTTCATGGAAATGAAATCCTGTCAGGGGGTGGAGGACCTGGGGGAGCAGGGCAGGCTGTACATGGGCCTGTGAAGCTAGGGGGAGCACCCCCTGCAGATGGAAAACGCTTTGGTTGCTTGTGTGGAAAGCGGTTTGCAGTAAAGCCCAAACGTGACAGGCACATCATGCTGACCTTCAGCCTTCGGCCTTTTGGCTGTGGCATCTGCAACAAGCGCTTCAAGTTGAAGCACCATCTGACCGAGCACATGAAGACCCATGCTGGAGCCCTGCACGCCTGTCCCCATTGTGGCCGTCGGTTCCGTGTCCATGCCTGTTTCCTTCGCCACCGAGACTTGTGCAAGGGTCAGGGCTGGGCCACTGCCCACTGGACTTACAAGTGA